The window GCTTCATAGGTCTTGTTGGGGTGGCGGTGACCTGCGGGATCCCCATGTGGAGAGTGACCTCCTACATCGGTGCCAATATCGTGACGGGCCAGATCGTGTGGGACGGCCTGTGGATGAACTGTGTGATGCAGAGCACCGGGCAGATGCAATGCAGGCTGAATGAGTCTGTTATGAGGCTGACCCCGGATCTACAAGCCGCCCGAGCCCTGGTCATCATCGCCCTCGTCTTCGGCTTCATTGGcttcatcatcaccttcatcgGAGCCAAGTGCACCAGCTGCCTGAAAAAAGATTCATCAAACGCCAAGGTGGTGATCATAGGGGGCTGCCTTCTCATTCTTGCCGCCATCCTGATCCTCATCCCTGTCTGCTGGTCTGCAGCCATCACCATCACAGACTTCACGAACCCCCTGACCATTGACACACAGAGAAGGGAAATCGGAGCCTCCATCTACATCGGCTGGGCCTCTGCTGCAATTCTTCTGATCGGTGGGATCATCCTCACCACATCCTGCCCTCCTCAAAAACCCATGTATGGATACCCAGGCTACCCACCAGCACCTATGTACCCTTACGCAGGCCCAGTGCCAAACCCGGCAACATACGGCCCTGTGTATGCTCCCCCATCCAGCCGACCGTACACAGGCACCGGATCATACATACCTGCCAAACCGTATGCAGCACCGACCACATACTCTCCCAGGCAAAACCTCTAAAAACTGAATGGACTGAAAGAGGATACAGACTGATATTTCTGTCTGAGACTTTCAGCTACAGGAACTTGTTATGTGATTAAATAGCAAAATTGCACCAAAATACAGATTGTATTTCGAAAGAATGGTATGTATTCCAATACACTGTTAGGATTTAAAATGAATTCACTTAAACaatcactaaaacattttgattgtCATCAGTAACATGTTTCCACTTTGGATTTTTGGGCTGTGAAGTAGAAATCTTTATGAAGTCTTGATATTAGAGGAATATTGTATCAACATGGCTGTGTGCACTGAGAGTTGTTTTTCATAAGGAAGTCACTGTcgatacatatatttatttttttttcatacagagCACATTTTGTATATAGtgatgatttgtttgttttttgtgaatgcaactttatttttgaaattactcaattttcaataaaatgtttttaaacataTTCACGTGTCTGTTTGTGGAGTCATTATCACAACATACTGTTTCTATTTTATGCAATATGATGAAATTGTATCTGGCATCTTACAAGGTCAGAGcccttgtgtgtgtctgggtgagtgagaggcagaaaaaaagccaatgtcatttttttccttatatctataaaaattaaaattaaggaTTTTACAATCTTATTATCACTTTATTATTTCACTGTAAACCTCTGAGGAACACAAAGAGATAAACcttgtgaaaataaaagcaaaatgtgaTTCAATCAACTGCGACACTGATCAACGTGAGTACTGTCATTCTGATGGGAAACAAACGCAATCACTTCCTAGGAtgatacaataaaataatacatgGTGTTGATTAAACAGACGTAATGAGTAAAACCACAAATTGAGGCTTCTTTCGTCATCCGGTGATACCTCCACCCACGtcggtgtgtttttttttaaacctgaaaCCAGTGACTGGACCTGATCATCCAGTAACGGCCCAGTCAAAGGTTGGCCACTGGCAGACCATTGTTTCAATTAGGAATGCGGTGCCTCTTTACAAGCCTCTTTTACATTGAGGCTGATGTTCATCTCATCGAAACTGCTCCCTGTCCGCATACAGATAATGTGAAGAATCTGGTTGGGCGGGTAAGTCACTGATGGCACTGGTTTCAGGTCAGAGGGAAGGACATTCTGACTCCACCTTCAAGAGAGACATCCTTATAACCAAAGGAAGTGAGCCACAGACTTTATTCAACTTTACATCCTGAGCTGAGCTGACCTGCTTCCTGAAAACTACTACTCCTCTGCTTCTGTTCAAGTGACTCGAACAAGACCTCATCATGGTGTCAATGGGACGACAGATGCTGGGCTTCGCCCTGGCCATCATTGGCTTCCTGGGGACCATCATTGTGTGTGCCCTGCCTATGTGGAAGGTCACGGCCTTCATTGGAGCCAACATTGTGACAGCGCAAGTCATTTGGGAAGGCTTGTGGATGAACTGTGTGATGCAGAGTACGGGCCAGATGCAGTGCAAGATTTATGATTCTCTGCTGGCTCTACCCCAGGACCTCCAGGCCGCCAGAGCTCTTGTGGTCATCGCCATCATCGTCGCTgcctttggggtcattttgggCATCGCTGGAGGCAAGTGCACCAACTTTGTGGAGGAGCCACGTGCCAAAGCTAAGGTGGCCATTGCTGCTGGAATCGTCTTCATTTGTGCTGGTGTTCTCATCCTCATCCCCGTCTGCTGGTCTGCCAACACCATTATCAGGGATTTCTACAACCCCATCATAACCAACGCCCAGAGGAGAGAGCTGGGAGCTGCACTCTACATCGGCTGGGGTACAGCTGCTCTTCTCATCCTGGGTGGTGCcctcctctgcagctcctgTCCACCCAAAGAGAGCCCAGAGTATCCAGTCAAGTACGCTGGTGCCAGGTCTGCAGTCTCCAGCCGAGCCTACGTCTAACAGGTCGATTCTTCTGAGAAAGACTAATTATTTACGTTTCTTGAGTAACCCTCCTTTGTTGTGACTTTCTGACAGCACCACAAGTTGTGTCTCATTTTCTCTGAGTGAAACACAGTGAGAACTGGTTTTCTGAGGAATTCAGATTTCTTGGGTGGAGGCAAGAGAGAGTGTTTCTTGAGCAAAGAGaaacacagcacagaagatGTGGTATGAAACTGTTGTACTGGCAAGAAAATCTCCCATCAGCATGATGACTGGACTGAATGAGAGTTATACTATATAAAGCTATTTTCCTCTGAATGTAAATCTAAGCTGTGCTAGAAGGATGCTAATGATTAACAGGAGCTATGATGGAAGGACACTTGTACAGTACCCTTGATATGTTGtgaatttactgtaaaaaaatattttacaaacatCTTTGTTCAAATGTTATATCCAAAGACTGTTTTTGTTTACTGAATTCACTGAtttgtaataaaatatttactGAAATGATGTTCTTTTGTGTGCCTATTTTTTTGAGTTTGTTCTTTGgtctttttttgctgtttacaTTAACAATTTTGGTTCAAAGATGGCAGTCCAGAGCAATGAAATGagcacaataaaataatatagaTCAGCGAGATTATGAGTGAGCAGAGAGTCAGAGACATAAAACTAAATATTGTCTGTTGGAAATGTTTGTCAGACAGGTTCAATATAAGGACAACCCGGGGAAAAAGTTCaaaggaataaaaaatacagtggaTTTAATATTTGCAAACTCAAATCAGCTCAAGAGCAGAGATGCGAGCATGACATATTTCAAATGTTGGTCTTGCCAGCCTGAAAGCAAATCTTTCACCTTGATCTTATCTACAAGGTTGACTAATGCAGTGATGACCCAGCTTCTCCTGCTGGCTGACAGAAAGGTAACTGACGTGCACGTGTCCAACtgattgcatttatttttactgtttacgggaaataaaactgtcattgttttaaatttaaatgggTCAGAAACCAGAATGTATAATGAAGCAGGAGAGAGTGTAACAGCAACATGTATTCAAAAGCATTCAGCAGTATGTTTGAAATCTTCATGCAGACAAACCGGCTGAACCGGTTTTCCAGAGTTGAGTGCCAGTCTAGTGTTTTTCACAGAACTGGCTACAGTGTGCTAGTTTCAACAACATGTAAGAGCCGTGCCCACACACCACCAGCATTTAAACAATCTGAATTCAAACGTACTTGCTTTGACTTGGTTAAAGAaaagattaaagattaaataCATGATTGATAGCAGTGAAAATCAACGATTACAATGAGGTTTGAGGATTGACTGTTAATTTTAATGGATAAGACTGAAGtgttctgcattttttttaattgtcaacaaatcccattaaAAAAGGCTTAAAACAACACTATCaatattttcttcctctgtctcctggACTGAGGTCCAATCACATTGGTTTCTATTGTTCATCTTTAAATGTCCAGTATATTTTGATCTTAAAAAGGCTAAATAATGTCCTTGCTGAGCACTGTAGCATTTAGCAAAcattataaaaacatgaataaattcTGCGTTcattggggactattttcagctgtgcaGTTTTTATccatttggtgctctagtgatTGCTTAAAGCAGCAGGCCAGTGTATAGAAGAAATCACAGTGTTTGCTTACAGTAACTTTCAGGGGGAAAAAACCTTGTGTCACATATATAAAATTAAACTGCACTGAGCATCTGCTGCTCGGTTTGAAACCAACCCCACCAAAAAACAGTATCTGTTCAATATTTTCACTTCCTTCTGCCACACATGCCTTTCCAACAGGGAAGTG is drawn from Epinephelus fuscoguttatus linkage group LG5, E.fuscoguttatus.final_Chr_v1 and contains these coding sequences:
- the LOC125889342 gene encoding claudin-4-like isoform X2, which gives rise to MGRIGKEVAGQVISFIGLVGVAVTCGIPMWRVTSYIGANIVTGQIVWDGLWMNCVMQSTGQMQCRLNESVMRLTPDLQAARALVIIALVFGFIGFIITFIGAKCTSCLKKDSSNAKVVIIGGCLLILAAILILIPVCWSAAITITDFTNPLTIDTQRREIGASIYIGWASAAILLIGGIILTTSCPPQKPMYGYPGYPPAPMYPYAGPDLQAARALVVIAIIVAAFGVILGIAGGKCTNFVEEPRAKAKVAIAAGIVFICAGVLILIPVCWSANTIIRDFYNPIITNAQRRELGAALYIGWGTAALLILGGALLCSSCPPKESPEYPVKYAGARSAVSSRAYV